In uncultured Flavobacterium sp., a genomic segment contains:
- the ald gene encoding alanine dehydrogenase — MIIGVPKEIKNNENRVALTPAGVSEMKKHGHTVYVQATAGLGSGFNDDEYAQAGAVVLPTIEEVYAIAEMIIKVKEPIASEYDLIKKDQLLFTYFHFASSEPLTHAMLEKGAVCLAYETVEKTDRSLPLLVPMSEVAGRMAIQQGAKYLEKPLKGRGILLGGVPGVPPAKVLVLGGGIVGTQAAKMAAGLGAQVTIMDLSLPRLRHLDDIMPANVSTEMSNHYNITKAIATADLIVGAVLIPGAKAPHLITRDMLKLMRPGTVVVDVAVDQGGCIETCTPTTHENPTFIIDDIVHYCVANMPGAVPYTSTLALTNATLPYAVQLANKGWEKACKENEELKKGLNIANGKILYKGVAEAWNLPFNEELVLANA, encoded by the coding sequence ATGATAATAGGTGTTCCAAAAGAAATAAAAAACAATGAGAACCGTGTAGCATTAACACCTGCTGGTGTTTCTGAAATGAAAAAACACGGACATACAGTTTATGTACAAGCAACTGCAGGTTTAGGAAGTGGTTTTAACGATGACGAATATGCACAAGCTGGAGCTGTAGTTTTACCAACTATTGAAGAAGTTTATGCAATTGCAGAAATGATCATCAAAGTAAAAGAGCCAATTGCTTCTGAATATGATTTAATCAAAAAAGATCAATTATTATTTACTTACTTCCATTTCGCTTCATCTGAACCATTAACTCATGCTATGCTTGAGAAAGGTGCTGTATGTTTAGCATATGAAACTGTTGAAAAAACAGATCGTAGTTTACCTCTATTGGTACCAATGTCTGAAGTTGCAGGTCGTATGGCTATCCAACAAGGAGCAAAATATCTTGAAAAACCATTAAAAGGAAGAGGAATTCTTTTAGGTGGTGTTCCAGGTGTTCCACCAGCAAAAGTTTTAGTACTTGGTGGAGGAATCGTAGGAACTCAAGCTGCAAAAATGGCTGCTGGTTTAGGTGCACAAGTAACTATCATGGATTTAAGTTTACCACGTTTACGTCATTTAGATGATATTATGCCTGCAAACGTAAGTACTGAAATGTCTAACCACTACAATATTACAAAAGCAATTGCTACAGCTGATTTAATCGTTGGTGCAGTTTTGATTCCAGGAGCAAAAGCACCTCACTTAATCACTCGTGATATGCTTAAATTAATGCGCCCAGGAACTGTTGTTGTTGACGTAGCTGTTGATCAAGGTGGATGTATTGAAACTTGTACACCAACAACTCACGAAAACCCAACTTTCATCATTGACGATATCGTTCATTACTGTGTAGCTAACATGCCAGGTGCTGTTCCTTATACATCTACATTAGCTTTAACAAATGCTACTTTGCCTTATGCAGTGCAATTAGCTAATAAAGGATGGGAAAAAGCTTGTAAAGAAAATGAAGAATTGAAAAAAGGATTAAATATTGCAAACGGAAAAATTCTTTACAAAGGAGTTGCTGAAGCTTGGAATCTTCCTTTTAACGAAGAATTAGTGTTAGCAAACGCATAG
- the pafA gene encoding alkaline phosphatase PafA produces the protein MKKSIVLLALFVLSNLNAQQRPKLVVGIVVDQMKMEYLYRFSDDFSPNGFKRLMNNGYTFQNMHYNYMPTYTAPGHASIYTGTTPSTHGIVGNEWFSRTLGKNVYCTDDASVKTVGDGTVEEGAMSPKNLQSTTITDEVRMATNFQGKVIGMSLKDRGAILPAGHFANWAFWYSKTGSFISSTFYGEKLPEWVTEFNNEKHYLPYINKGWDLYKPASTYNESLPDNNPYEGKLYGSAAPVFPYDLKTMYEKNDAGILRATPYGNDLLAEFAKKAIEKEELGKDNITDFLTVSFSSTDYVGHLLGPRSMELQDTYLRLDQTIADFLTYLDTTVGKGNYLLFLTADHAGAENVIYLKDHKYNVDNYPSKDVKKSLQDFSTKTFGVDLILDYSNFNIFFNKQIINDKGLDLVKVKQAFKEFLVSQPQVKRVYTEEEILANSGNDYYLNFVAKGYDVTQDGDMIIVDKAGDIEYSTTGTSHGTPYSYDTHVPAIFYGWHIKKGESYDKKAITEIAPTIAQKIKVAFPNGTEAKVLQEVLDEKNEKK, from the coding sequence ATGAAAAAAAGTATTGTATTGTTAGCATTGTTTGTTTTATCAAATTTAAATGCTCAACAGCGACCTAAGTTGGTTGTAGGTATTGTAGTTGATCAGATGAAAATGGAATATTTATATCGGTTTTCTGATGATTTTTCTCCAAACGGATTTAAGAGATTGATGAATAATGGATATACTTTTCAAAATATGCATTATAATTATATGCCAACTTATACTGCTCCGGGGCATGCTTCTATTTATACAGGTACAACGCCTTCGACTCATGGAATTGTGGGTAACGAATGGTTTAGTAGAACACTTGGTAAAAATGTTTACTGTACAGATGATGCTTCGGTAAAAACAGTTGGAGACGGAACAGTTGAAGAAGGAGCAATGTCCCCGAAAAATCTTCAAAGCACTACCATTACAGATGAAGTAAGAATGGCTACTAATTTCCAAGGAAAAGTTATTGGTATGAGTCTTAAGGATCGTGGGGCTATTTTGCCAGCTGGCCATTTTGCTAATTGGGCTTTTTGGTATAGCAAAACAGGTTCATTTATCTCAAGTACTTTTTATGGTGAAAAATTACCGGAGTGGGTTACTGAGTTCAACAATGAAAAACATTATTTGCCATATATCAATAAAGGATGGGATTTATACAAGCCAGCTTCAACTTATAATGAAAGCTTACCGGATAATAACCCGTATGAAGGGAAGTTATATGGAAGTGCAGCGCCAGTTTTTCCATACGATTTAAAAACAATGTATGAAAAGAATGATGCAGGTATATTAAGAGCTACTCCTTATGGAAATGATTTGTTAGCTGAATTTGCAAAAAAGGCTATTGAAAAGGAAGAGCTTGGTAAAGATAATATTACGGACTTTTTAACGGTTAGTTTCTCATCTACAGACTATGTTGGGCATTTACTTGGGCCACGTTCTATGGAACTTCAGGATACTTACTTAAGATTAGATCAAACTATCGCTGACTTTTTAACTTATCTGGATACAACAGTTGGTAAAGGAAACTATCTTTTATTTTTAACTGCTGACCATGCTGGTGCAGAAAATGTAATTTACCTGAAAGACCACAAATATAATGTTGATAATTATCCTTCAAAAGATGTTAAAAAGAGTTTGCAAGACTTCTCAACTAAAACATTTGGAGTTGATTTAATTCTGGATTATTCGAACTTTAATATTTTCTTCAATAAACAAATTATTAATGACAAAGGTTTGGATCTTGTAAAAGTGAAACAAGCTTTTAAAGAGTTTTTAGTTTCACAGCCACAGGTTAAAAGGGTATATACTGAAGAAGAGATCTTAGCGAATTCAGGAAACGATTATTACTTAAATTTTGTTGCAAAAGGATATGATGTAACTCAGGATGGTGATATGATTATAGTTGATAAGGCAGGTGATATTGAATATTCTACAACAGGAACATCACACGGAACTCCATATAGTTATGATACTCATGTACCGGCTATTTTTTATGGATGGCACATTAAAAAAGGAGAATCATATGATAAGAAAGCTATAACAGAGATCGCTCCAACAATAGCTCAGAAAATCAAAGTTGCTTTCCCAAATGGAACTGAAGCAAAAGTATTACAAGAAGTTTTAGACGAGAAAAACGAGAAAAAATAG
- the thrS gene encoding threonine--tRNA ligase — protein MIKITLPDGSIREFASGVTPMEVAKSISEGFARNVISASFNGTTIETETTLTTDGSLILYTWNDAEGKKAFWHSTSHVMAQALEELYPGIKLTLGPAIANGFYYDVDFGDQKIVEADFKKIEDRVLEISRGKHEFKMRPVSKADALEVYKDNVYKTELISNLEDGTITFCDHATFTDLCRGGHIPNTGIIKAMKVMSVAGAYWRGDEKNKQLTRVYGTSFPKQKDLTEYLELLEEAKRRDHRKLGKELELFAFSQKVGQGLPLWLPKGAALRDRLEQFLKKAQKKAGYEQVVTPHIGQKELYVTSGHYAKYGADSFQPINTPAEGEEFLLKPMNCPHHCEIYNVRPWSYKDLPKRYAEFGTVYRYEQSGELHGLTRVRGFTQDDAHIFCTPEQLDEEFKKVIDLVLYVFGSLGFENFTAQISLRDQENREKYIGSDENWEKAENAIINAAADKGLNTVVEYGEAAFYGPKLDFMVKDALGRQWQLGTIQVDYNLPERFELTYKGADNELHRPVMIHRAPFGSMERFIAILLEHTAGNFPLWLMPEQAIILSLSEKYEIYAKKVLDLLENHEIRALIDNRSETIGKKIRDAEMQKIPFMLIVGEEEEKNGTISIRRHGQEGKGNITVTIDEFVAIVNEEIKKTLKVFTV, from the coding sequence ATGATTAAGATTACTTTACCCGATGGGTCAATTAGAGAGTTTGCTTCAGGCGTAACTCCGATGGAGGTTGCTAAAAGCATTAGTGAAGGATTTGCAAGAAACGTGATTTCTGCGTCTTTTAATGGTACAACTATAGAAACCGAAACTACATTGACGACCGACGGTAGTCTTATTTTATATACTTGGAATGATGCAGAAGGCAAAAAGGCTTTCTGGCATTCGACTTCGCACGTAATGGCGCAAGCTCTTGAGGAATTGTATCCTGGAATTAAATTAACTCTTGGACCTGCAATTGCTAATGGCTTTTATTATGATGTTGATTTTGGAGATCAGAAGATTGTTGAAGCTGATTTTAAAAAGATCGAAGATCGTGTTCTTGAGATTTCAAGAGGCAAGCACGAATTTAAAATGCGCCCTGTAAGTAAAGCTGACGCTTTAGAAGTGTACAAAGACAACGTTTACAAGACTGAATTGATCTCTAATCTTGAAGACGGAACTATTACGTTTTGCGATCATGCTACTTTTACTGATTTATGTAGAGGTGGACATATTCCGAATACTGGTATTATCAAAGCTATGAAAGTGATGAGTGTTGCCGGTGCTTATTGGAGAGGTGATGAGAAAAATAAACAGTTGACTCGTGTTTACGGAACTTCTTTCCCTAAACAAAAAGATTTGACTGAATATCTTGAACTTCTTGAAGAGGCAAAACGCCGTGATCATCGTAAATTAGGTAAGGAACTTGAATTGTTTGCTTTCTCTCAGAAAGTTGGACAGGGCTTACCTTTATGGTTACCTAAAGGTGCCGCGCTTAGAGATCGTTTAGAACAATTTTTAAAGAAAGCTCAAAAGAAGGCCGGATACGAACAAGTAGTTACTCCGCATATTGGTCAGAAAGAACTTTACGTAACTTCAGGTCACTATGCAAAATATGGTGCCGATAGTTTTCAACCGATAAACACTCCAGCTGAAGGTGAAGAGTTTTTATTAAAACCTATGAACTGTCCTCATCACTGTGAAATTTACAATGTAAGACCTTGGTCTTATAAAGATTTACCTAAGCGTTATGCTGAATTTGGTACCGTATATAGATATGAGCAATCTGGTGAATTACATGGTTTGACTCGTGTAAGAGGTTTTACTCAGGATGATGCCCATATTTTTTGTACTCCAGAGCAATTAGACGAGGAGTTTAAAAAAGTTATTGATCTTGTACTTTATGTATTTGGCTCATTAGGTTTTGAAAACTTTACTGCTCAAATTTCGTTGAGAGATCAGGAAAACAGAGAGAAATACATAGGTTCTGATGAAAATTGGGAAAAGGCCGAAAATGCAATTATCAATGCTGCTGCTGATAAAGGATTGAATACTGTTGTAGAATATGGCGAAGCTGCTTTTTATGGTCCGAAGCTTGACTTTATGGTAAAAGATGCTTTAGGCAGACAATGGCAATTAGGAACTATTCAGGTAGATTACAACCTTCCTGAGCGTTTTGAATTGACTTACAAAGGTGCTGATAATGAATTACATCGCCCTGTTATGATTCACAGAGCTCCTTTTGGATCTATGGAACGTTTTATCGCAATTTTACTAGAGCATACTGCAGGAAATTTCCCTCTTTGGCTAATGCCAGAACAGGCTATAATCTTGTCTTTGAGCGAGAAATACGAAATATATGCTAAAAAAGTTTTAGATTTGCTAGAAAATCACGAAATTCGCGCCCTAATTGACAACCGAAGCGAGACTATTGGCAAGAAAATTAGAGATGCAGAAATGCAAAAAATACCATTTATGCTGATTGTTGGTGAGGAAGAAGAGAAAAACGGAACTATTTCTATCCGTCGTCACGGGCAAGAAGGAAAAGGGAATATTACAGTTACAATTGATGAATTTGTCGCTATTGTAAACGAAGAAATAAAAAAGACATTAAAAGTTTTTACAGTTTAA
- the infC gene encoding translation initiation factor IF-3: MRSNRGYQPRVEKKDAHRINNNIRGVQEVRLVGENIEPGVFKLAEALRLADQFELDLVEISPNAEPPVCKIMDYKKFVYEQKKRDKVLKAKSTQVVVKEIRFGPQTDEHDYEFKRKNAEKFLKEGAKLKAFVFFKGRSIIYKDQGQILLLRLATDLEEHGKVEAMPVLEGKRMIMFIAPKKKK, translated from the coding sequence ATAAGAAGCAACAGAGGTTACCAACCTCGAGTAGAAAAAAAGGATGCACACAGAATAAATAATAATATTCGAGGTGTACAAGAAGTAAGATTAGTAGGCGAGAACATCGAACCAGGTGTATTTAAGCTTGCTGAAGCTTTACGATTAGCGGATCAATTTGAATTGGATTTAGTTGAGATTTCGCCAAACGCTGAGCCACCAGTTTGTAAAATCATGGATTACAAGAAATTTGTTTACGAACAAAAGAAACGTGATAAGGTGTTAAAAGCTAAATCTACGCAGGTTGTAGTAAAAGAAATTAGATTTGGTCCTCAGACTGATGAGCATGATTACGAATTTAAAAGAAAGAATGCTGAGAAATTCCTGAAAGAAGGTGCTAAATTAAAAGCTTTCGTATTCTTTAAAGGTCGTTCTATCATCTATAAAGATCAAGGACAGATTTTATTACTACGTTTGGCTACAGATTTAGAAGAACATGGTAAAGTGGAAGCTATGCCAGTTTTAGAAGGTAAGAGAATGATTATGTTCATTGCTCCGAAGAAGAAAAAATAG
- the rpmI gene encoding 50S ribosomal protein L35 yields MPKMKTKSSAKKRFKVTGSGKIKRKHAFKSHILTKKSKKRKLALTHSALVHSTDMKSIKQQLRII; encoded by the coding sequence ATGCCTAAAATGAAAACAAAATCTAGCGCCAAGAAACGTTTCAAAGTTACTGGTTCTGGAAAGATTAAAAGAAAGCATGCTTTTAAAAGTCACATCTTGACTAAAAAATCTAAAAAACGTAAATTAGCTTTGACACACTCAGCGCTAGTTCACTCTACAGATATGAAAAGCATTAAACAACAATTAAGAATTATCTAA
- the rplT gene encoding 50S ribosomal protein L20 produces MPRSVNSVAKRARRKKIMKQAKGFFGRRKNVWTVAKNAVEKAMCYAYRDRKQNKRNFRALWIQRINAGARLEGMSYSQFMGKVKANGIELNRKVLADLAMNHPEAFKAILNKVK; encoded by the coding sequence ATGCCAAGATCGGTAAATTCAGTTGCTAAAAGAGCAAGAAGAAAAAAAATAATGAAGCAAGCCAAAGGTTTCTTTGGTAGACGTAAAAACGTTTGGACAGTTGCTAAGAATGCAGTAGAGAAAGCAATGTGCTACGCTTACCGCGATAGAAAACAAAACAAAAGAAATTTCCGTGCTTTATGGATTCAACGTATCAACGCTGGAGCTAGATTGGAAGGAATGTCTTATTCTCAATTCATGGGGAAAGTAAAAGCTAACGGAATCGAATTGAACCGTAAAGTTCTTGCAGATTTAGCTATGAACCACCCTGAAGCTTTCAAAGCAATACTTAATAAAGTAAAATAA
- a CDS encoding Crp/Fnr family transcriptional regulator — MFASLFQHIEKFTPLEPSEVDILESCLSLSTIKKKALVLQEGQVCNTMYFIVKGCMRQYIINSKGAEQTLQFGIENWWITDYLSYHNHTPSHFYIQAIENSEVIAIEKPTLESLLIQIPKLERYFRIVSQKSFGAAQMRIKFLFTMSAEERYHHFNGLNPEFVQRVPQYMLASYLDFSAEFMSKIRAGKI, encoded by the coding sequence ATGTTTGCATCTCTTTTTCAACATATAGAAAAATTTACACCTCTCGAACCGTCAGAGGTTGATATCCTTGAATCGTGTTTAAGTTTATCCACAATCAAAAAGAAAGCTCTTGTATTGCAGGAAGGCCAAGTCTGCAATACTATGTACTTTATAGTTAAAGGATGTATGCGACAATACATAATAAATTCAAAAGGTGCAGAACAAACCCTTCAATTTGGAATTGAAAACTGGTGGATTACCGATTATTTAAGCTACCATAACCATACTCCTTCTCACTTCTATATTCAGGCTATTGAAAACTCTGAAGTTATTGCTATAGAAAAACCAACTCTTGAATCTCTTTTAATTCAGATTCCTAAATTAGAACGTTACTTTAGAATCGTTTCCCAAAAATCTTTTGGTGCAGCCCAAATGCGAATTAAATTTTTGTTTACAATGTCTGCCGAAGAAAGATACCATCACTTTAATGGTTTGAACCCAGAATTTGTACAACGTGTTCCGCAATATATGCTTGCCTCCTACCTTGATTTCTCGGCTGAATTTATGAGTAAAATTAGAGCAGGAAAAATATAA
- a CDS encoding carboxymuconolactone decarboxylase family protein, translating to MKSRIVIPAVAPEAYQAMMNLEKYISTTSLTPVHKELIKIRASQINGCAYCINMHTADARKHGISEQRIYLLSAWREADVYTEEEKAILALTEQVTLISNHVSDEVYQNAANLFDEKYLAEIILLIITINSWNRLAITTGMRAV from the coding sequence ATGAAATCAAGAATCGTTATCCCAGCAGTTGCCCCAGAAGCTTATCAAGCCATGATGAATCTAGAAAAATACATTTCTACTACTTCATTAACGCCTGTTCATAAAGAATTAATTAAAATTCGCGCTTCACAAATTAATGGATGTGCATATTGTATTAACATGCATACCGCCGATGCCAGAAAACATGGTATATCTGAACAGCGCATATATTTACTAAGTGCATGGCGTGAAGCAGATGTTTATACTGAAGAAGAAAAAGCAATCTTAGCTTTGACAGAGCAAGTTACTTTAATCAGTAATCATGTTTCTGACGAAGTTTATCAAAATGCAGCTAATTTATTTGACGAAAAATACCTTGCAGAAATTATTCTTTTGATCATCACAATTAACTCATGGAACAGATTGGCAATTACTACAGGAATGAGAGCCGTATAA
- a CDS encoding tetratricopeptide repeat protein, translated as MRTSLYIFFSFLFLLSCQKKDCKIAKPKSKKAEIVKLIAIADTLFYDKNKLDSAFYYYNKAKFICNPVTDADNYVAALNRMGEIQQINGDYAGSEATITEALPYLKYVKKTSQIWNSYVTLSTNYLNTYDYKNAILYNQKALQLKTKEWKKLAAKNNIAVILMEEGKYNESLQIFLSLITKKEIINNDEFQAKALDNIGFCYFKTNDLVKAFYYFNKSYEIRQKRNKPFNLGKSYIHFAKFYQKSNPSLAKKYMLQGYEKFSSINNIDERLSSLKLIITNSSNKELKKYSVIYVNLVDSVFEIRQKAKNQFARIKYDSKKEKDENLKLKTHRAENELQLERQKTRNIISYIIIVLSLSLILVLYFYLTSQGNRKKIEATYNSETRIAKKLHDELANDIYHTMAFAESKNLSLTENKEQLLNNLDAIYSRTRDISKENSTIITDENYSKTLKEMISEFNSSNINLLLNGIDTISWNEIDKNKKITVYRVLQELLVNMKKYSTASLVGITFKKTDKSVIINYTDNGKGINLNTITFKNGLHNVENRILAIKGEIDIDSAPDKGFKVFIKFPV; from the coding sequence ATGCGCACATCCCTATATATATTTTTCTCTTTTCTATTTCTCTTATCTTGTCAAAAAAAGGATTGTAAAATAGCTAAACCCAAAAGCAAAAAAGCTGAGATTGTAAAATTAATTGCAATTGCTGATACCTTATTTTATGATAAAAACAAATTAGATAGTGCCTTTTACTATTATAATAAGGCAAAGTTTATTTGTAATCCGGTAACAGATGCTGACAATTATGTAGCTGCACTAAACCGTATGGGAGAGATTCAACAAATTAATGGTGATTATGCCGGAAGTGAAGCTACAATTACTGAAGCTCTTCCTTACTTAAAATATGTAAAAAAGACTTCTCAAATATGGAATTCATATGTTACACTAAGTACTAACTACTTAAATACATACGACTACAAAAATGCCATATTGTACAATCAAAAAGCATTACAATTAAAAACAAAAGAATGGAAAAAACTGGCTGCAAAAAACAATATCGCAGTTATATTAATGGAAGAGGGAAAATACAATGAATCTCTCCAAATCTTTCTTTCTTTAATAACAAAAAAAGAGATCATTAATAATGATGAATTTCAGGCGAAAGCTTTAGACAATATTGGATTTTGTTATTTTAAGACTAATGATTTAGTCAAAGCATTCTACTATTTCAATAAAAGTTACGAGATAAGACAAAAGAGAAACAAACCTTTTAACTTAGGAAAAAGTTATATTCATTTTGCAAAGTTTTACCAAAAAAGCAATCCTTCTTTGGCAAAGAAATATATGCTTCAGGGTTATGAAAAATTTAGTTCTATAAATAATATTGACGAAAGATTGTCATCATTAAAACTAATAATTACAAATAGCTCTAATAAAGAATTAAAGAAGTACTCTGTAATCTATGTTAATCTGGTAGACAGTGTTTTTGAAATAAGACAAAAAGCAAAAAACCAATTTGCCAGAATTAAATATGACTCTAAAAAAGAAAAAGACGAAAATTTAAAGCTTAAGACACACAGAGCAGAAAATGAATTACAATTAGAAAGGCAAAAAACCAGAAATATTATATCGTACATTATCATTGTACTAAGTTTAAGTTTGATTTTAGTGCTATATTTCTATTTAACTTCTCAAGGAAATCGTAAAAAAATTGAGGCAACTTATAATAGTGAAACCCGTATTGCAAAAAAATTACATGACGAACTTGCCAATGATATCTATCATACTATGGCTTTCGCCGAAAGCAAAAATCTTTCTTTGACAGAAAACAAAGAGCAATTATTGAATAATCTTGATGCGATATATTCCCGAACGAGAGATATTTCAAAAGAAAACAGTACAATCATAACCGACGAAAATTATAGTAAAACCTTAAAAGAAATGATTTCGGAGTTCAATTCTTCAAACATTAATCTTTTATTAAATGGTATTGATACAATTTCGTGGAATGAAATCGACAAGAACAAAAAAATAACAGTTTACAGAGTATTGCAGGAATTACTTGTAAACATGAAGAAATACAGCACTGCCTCTTTAGTTGGTATTACTTTTAAAAAGACTGACAAAAGTGTTATTATTAATTACACAGACAATGGAAAAGGTATTAACCTTAATACCATAACATTTAAAAATGGGTTGCATAATGTCGAAAATAGAATTTTAGCAATTAAAGGAGAAATAGACATTGACTCTGCTCCGGATAAAGGATTTAAAGTTTTTATTAAATTTCCTGTGTAA
- a CDS encoding tetratricopeptide repeat protein: MKKQLRFIPNKAILKYLLIVQFLLLGGSLLLYQSYKNDNVVKPKKKDNTAEIKRLSDIADVYFDTNKKDSAIYFFNKAKKLCDPNKNTIDYVYALSCIAELQFEQGNYIASETSATEALPYIKHIKNPRYSWIVYNLLGLNYMNNYDNTNATLYFNKALSLNTSAWRKHIALNNLGAIYINQKKYKEAMKIFKILASQKNVSKEDAINHANYSFAINNLGFCYYKLGNSKKALNYFYEALKIRLKPETQEGLVTTYKDLSMFFEKTNPSLSIDYAKKAYQHASKINNVTDKIETLGLLIKHSEENDLKRHSLSYIKLVDSITIARQTAKNQFTNIKYTAKKDKEENLKLKEQRAENKLQLERQKKRNIISYIIIVFILGLVTFLCFHLKLKGKKEKDDAIFKSELRISKKLHDELANDVYQTMAFAESTDLKLNENKEHLLNSLENIYSRTRNISKENSKIVTNENYAIALKEMIAGFKTPKINILVNGFDTISWNKVERNKKIILYRVIQELFLNMKQHSQASLVSTTFKLKEKNIIVIYNDNGVGIDKNHLIFKNGLQNVENRIKTINGTIIFDPDYEKGFKLSFTFPI; the protein is encoded by the coding sequence ATGAAGAAACAATTACGTTTTATTCCAAACAAAGCAATTTTAAAATATCTGCTAATAGTACAATTTTTATTATTAGGAGGCTCTCTATTGTTATATCAATCTTATAAAAATGACAATGTAGTAAAACCTAAAAAAAAGGATAACACCGCAGAAATAAAAAGACTATCAGATATTGCAGATGTTTATTTTGATACTAATAAAAAAGACAGTGCAATTTACTTTTTCAATAAAGCAAAAAAACTTTGTGACCCAAATAAAAACACTATCGATTATGTATATGCCTTGTCTTGTATCGCTGAACTTCAATTTGAACAAGGAAATTATATCGCCAGTGAAACTAGTGCCACAGAAGCATTGCCTTATATAAAACATATCAAAAACCCAAGATATTCATGGATAGTATATAATCTATTGGGACTTAACTACATGAACAACTATGATAATACTAATGCTACTTTATACTTCAATAAAGCGCTGTCATTGAACACAAGCGCCTGGAGAAAACATATTGCTTTAAACAATCTAGGTGCAATTTATATCAATCAGAAGAAATACAAAGAGGCTATGAAAATATTCAAAATTCTAGCCTCACAAAAAAATGTATCGAAAGAGGACGCTATTAACCATGCTAACTATTCTTTCGCAATAAATAATTTAGGTTTTTGTTATTATAAACTAGGAAACTCTAAAAAAGCATTAAACTATTTTTACGAAGCATTAAAAATTAGATTAAAACCAGAAACACAAGAAGGTTTAGTAACGACGTATAAAGATCTTTCGATGTTTTTTGAAAAAACTAATCCAAGTTTATCAATTGACTATGCTAAAAAAGCCTATCAGCATGCATCGAAAATAAATAATGTTACAGACAAGATTGAAACCTTGGGTTTATTAATAAAACATAGTGAAGAAAATGATCTAAAACGACATTCATTATCATATATCAAATTAGTAGATAGTATTACGATTGCAAGACAAACTGCTAAAAACCAATTTACGAATATTAAATATACTGCTAAAAAAGACAAAGAAGAGAATCTAAAACTTAAAGAGCAAAGGGCAGAAAACAAACTTCAGCTAGAAAGACAAAAAAAACGAAATATCATTTCATACATAATAATTGTATTTATTTTAGGACTGGTCACATTTCTTTGTTTTCATTTAAAGTTAAAAGGGAAAAAGGAAAAAGATGATGCAATTTTTAAAAGTGAACTGCGAATCTCTAAAAAACTACATGACGAACTGGCAAACGATGTTTATCAAACAATGGCTTTTGCAGAAAGTACGGACCTGAAATTAAACGAAAACAAAGAACATCTTCTAAACAGCTTAGAGAATATATATTCACGCACGAGAAACATTTCAAAAGAAAACAGCAAAATTGTAACAAATGAAAATTATGCAATCGCGTTAAAAGAAATGATTGCCGGATTTAAAACTCCAAAAATTAATATTTTAGTAAATGGTTTTGATACTATTTCCTGGAATAAAGTCGAGAGAAACAAAAAAATAATCTTATACAGAGTTATACAAGAATTGTTTTTAAACATGAAGCAACATAGTCAGGCGTCTTTAGTAAGCACTACATTTAAATTAAAAGAAAAAAATATTATCGTCATCTATAATGATAACGGCGTTGGAATCGATAAAAATCATTTAATTTTTAAAAATGGTTTGCAAAATGTGGAAAACCGTATTAAAACTATAAATGGAACTATTATTTTTGACCCTGATTATGAAAAAGGTTTTAAGTTAAGTTTCACTTTCCCCATTTAA